Genomic segment of Gemmatimonadaceae bacterium:
CTGGCGCAACACCCTGCTTGCCGGAGAGCTAACTCGCGTCCTGGATCTGCTCGCGTCGCATAGTATAGATGCGGTGCCGTTCAAGGGGCCGGTGCTCGCTGCTCTCGCGTACGAAAACGTTGCGATGCGCCAGTTCGGCGACCTCGATTTGCTCGTGCAGCCGCATGAGCGCGCGCGGACAAGAGAGCTTCTTCTCGGCGACGGCTACACGATGTACGACGGGTGGTCGCACGTCGACGAGCTCAATCATGAGTACACTCTTGTCGGCACCCGCGGCGGCGTGCGTCTGGATGTCCATTGGAAGCTCTTCCCACGGGCCGTCCTGCCGGTCAAGCCGGACCGACTGCGGCAGCAGCTCGCTGAGGTCCGGATCGGAGATAGAACGGTCCGCACCTTCTCGCCTGAGGACACTCTTCTCATTCTTTGCGTGCATGCGGATACCCACGCGTGGGAGCGCCTCAAGTGGATCAGCGACATCGCGCGGCTCGTCACTTCCCATCCCGGTCTCGATTGGGCGAAATCGGTGGAAATCGCGGACTCGACGGGGAGCGAGCGGATATTGTTGCTCGGGCTGCGGCTCGCAGACGACCTTCTCGGCGCTGCGTCTCCGGAGCAGGTGATTACTCGCGCCCGCACCAGCCGGCACGTCACCCGCCTCGCGAATACGGTTTCCGAGCGTCTCTTCGAACCGGCAGCGACCGATGTGGAGGCTGACCGTGACAAGAGTCTGCTACAGCTCAGGAGTCGTGATCGGCTGTGGCACAAGCTCTGGCTCGCCGCAACCCCGAACGAAAGTGATTGGGAGGTGATGCGTCTCCCGGGATCGCTTTCGGCTCTCTACTACGTGATTCGTCCTTTCCGACTGCTCAGAAAGTACGGACGAAGAGTCGGCTCGGCCCTCCGTGACGCGGACGGGTGAGCTTTGGCCAAGGCCGGCGCAACGAACAGCTGTGCTTTCCATCCGCTCGCGACCTCTGCTTGCGTAGGTTAGCCCTTCCGGCCAGTGCAGGTTGCACGATCCGGGGGTTCGATCTCGAAGACCTGATAGTTCTCGTCGGTTGTCGCGCCGGTGAAAGAGAATAGCATTCTCGAAGCACCGAGCGAGATCCAAAGCCGGTATCCGCTGAGCGGGTGCGTATCCGCCCCTGTCGCTGGAGCGGAGTTTCGCGCTAGTTGGATGGGCGCACCAGCTTCCGGCCTTCGGGAGTGAACAGCGGGTCCCGGCGAAAAGCTGAGTCGGACAGCCGGCAGGCAAGCCGGCGACGTCTCGGCATTCCCGCCGGGTCCGACTCAAGGACGAGGACTTCCGAAAATCCCTTTTCGAGAGCTTTGCCGCAGAGAGCTCGGGGAGTAACGTCGGTGGGGGTCTGCTCCCGTGTGCGCGCCTGATACACGGGCATGTTGTATTGTTCGGAGATCTTGCATCCACGAGGCGGCATTCCGTCGATCAGCGCGATACCCGAGAATGCCGGAGCGATGAGGGGCGCGAAGGAGCACCGGCCACCGGCGTTGAACACGTTCCAGAATTGTGCATACGATTGTGGAATGAAGAGAGCCGATCTTCGTTTCTCGGCGTCGGGAAGATCGTTGATCCGGCGGAGCGCCGTCACCAGAGGATAGTAGGGCGCGCGGCGCAGCCCCGCCGCGAGCAGCTGACCATCCGCGACAGAACTCAACTCGCCGGACGATGCAGTGCTTCCTTTGTCCGACGACGCGGTCAGGCTCCGCCTCAGGGCGATGTTCGAGCGTGCCATCTGGAGAGGCGGGCCAATCGTGTTGAGAACGAGCGTGACCCCGAGCGGAGCCAGGAGTACGGCGGCCAGAACCGTGGAAACCCGGAGACCGGCGAGCCCGCTCGGCTTGCCGGCTCCAATCGCATCATCACGTGCGTGGCGCCTCGCTCTGTGCTCGCTCAGCCAGTAATTGACCCGACCGAGGATCAGGCCGAGCGCAAGCCAGCGTTGAACGTCGGAGAAAAAGAACGCCGATCCTCCGTGAATGTCGAGAATCCCCCCCGGGAGAAACCCGAGAGGGCCACCAGCAACACGATTTCGGCGTCAAGCAGACGGCCGGACCAGATCGCTCGCTTGAGGTCTTCAAGTGTCTTCGATCGCTCTTCCCAGAGGCGAGCCCCGATGAAGATCCAGATCCACGCGAAGTGAACCAGTGGAAAGAATGGCGCCCATCCCCGAGCAACATAGATACGTGCGAATGCCAGCGGAAAAATGCCCTGGTTCTGAGCGGGCAGCGACACGACGCGGTACACGAGGATGCACGCAACGAGCGAGAGAAACACCGAGGCCAGAACGGTCCGCCGACGCCACAATCCTAGACGGACAACAGTGTAGAATCCCGCTGCGAAGAGCAGAATCATTAGTGAGACCTTGAGGAAGCCGAGGGCGACCAGTGTCAAGGGCACGAACGTGAGGAAGAAACCCCACGCGTAAGGTCCGTCAGCTCGCCAGTGCGACAGGGCAGTGCCGATGGCCAACAGGAGGACTGCGAGACTGGTAAGATAGGACTCCGACCCCGGATTCCACATCGTCACCAGCCTGTAGAGCGCCCGCTCCGGCAATAATCCGATCGTGGCGGCGGCGACCACGATCCACACCGCGTATTGAGAGCGCAGCGGTGGCTCGAATGCGCGGACCGGGAGCCGCCGCGCAATTTCCACGGCAAGCATCAACAGTGCCGCGAAGAACAACGGGATTACCACTATAGGGTATCCGAGATTGTAGAAACTCATCACGTCGATCCCGATCAAATCCGCCCACTGCGCGAACATCCATCCGGATCCGTAATGGTAGTGAATGGCTGGGAGCCCATCTATTCTGGTGCTGGGGACGCCATATGTACGCATCATGTTCGCGATCGCTGCAAAGTAGACAAGATCGTGATTGGCCCTGGCGCTGAACGACGAAAAGAATTCCCAGAAGAGCGGCCATTTGTTGTCCGTGCTCCAGACTATGCCGGCTGACCACAGTGAGAAGATGCCCGCGCCGACGGCGAACAGTGCGCTGGAAAG
This window contains:
- a CDS encoding nucleotidyltransferase family protein, whose translation is MNERRPEYQLLLDCARVSLTGERRSRMNRTIECGIDWQLFLRTAHYHGMLPVVYLRLSETGVSVVPPTVMSWLRRSFQETTWRNTLLAGELTRVLDLLASHSIDAVPFKGPVLAALAYENVAMRQFGDLDLLVQPHERARTRELLLGDGYTMYDGWSHVDELNHEYTLVGTRGGVRLDVHWKLFPRAVLPVKPDRLRQQLAEVRIGDRTVRTFSPEDTLLILCVHADTHAWERLKWISDIARLVTSHPGLDWAKSVEIADSTGSERILLLGLRLADDLLGAASPEQVITRARTSRHVTRLANTVSERLFEPAATDVEADRDKSLLQLRSRDRLWHKLWLAATPNESDWEVMRLPGSLSALYYVIRPFRLLRKYGRRVGSALRDADG